The Daucus carota subsp. sativus chromosome 7, DH1 v3.0, whole genome shotgun sequence genome window below encodes:
- the LOC108196143 gene encoding DNA ligase 6 isoform X3, producing MASKTLTLDSSSLFLNSLNSTPSPLTPFPTDFPQSKRIPNSRFIVDGFRHAGDHSVSYFLSHFHSDHYTGLSPNWSKGIIYCSQITARLLVEVLKVPAAFVVSLPMSEIVVVDDCEVRLVDANHCPGAVQFLFKVRVSDGGFERYVHTGDFRYCDDMKLDDALCEFVGADVVYLDTTYCNPKFVFPVQDESVDYIVEAINRIGVENVDKSKSVLFLVATYVIGKERILVEIARRCNRKIHVDRRKMDILGVLGFGEDEVFTEDESESDVHVVGWNVLGETWPYFRPNFVMMNEIMAAKGYSKVVGFVPTGWTYEVKRNKFAVRTKDSFEIHLVPYSEHSNYEELREYVKFLKPKRVIPTVGVDVEKLDSKHALAMQKHFAGLVDEMAVKQDFLKSFHRGARNSSDKPTNVNTAGIEEKDLASDEVQTFENIDSELHDQAPVPQDILLVNDNDIEELVQELHDCLPAWVTRDQMLDLLQSSNKDVVEAVSYFYEHEIEFHEQAAASTSSLCKSQPGSESDSLFPLTPDTKAHDTRAEKSPLSLRFNSLGTKPAIKHDISPAKKKRNIKNKPSKRARTGSSKEATVPTQHTITKFFSKLVCPDPGADKLVNVCAKSDEENIMSQMDCPSPYKEELEQFMQIVDGSPSLRNYASHILDKSKGDISKALDIYYSDRDCSLDENKGKLTESSKSGTVQNHTGCCSSVQAPKETENLLKMDDVSAVIQPLNKAVSLVPEKDKVHISPREQPTDVASCLVSLPPQDYSPIEHACWKGGQPAPYLHLARTFDLVEEEKGKIKATLMLCNMFRSLLALSPEDVLPAVYLCTNKIAPDHENMELNIGGSIIVSALEETCGANKSKIRTMYNNLGDLGDVAQLCRQTQSLLATPAPLSIRGVFQALHKISIQTGNGSTSRKKGLIMNLMRSCREKEMKYLVRTLVRNLRIGAMMRTVLPALAQAVAMSSSPAERSTENTKQQYQALSAVVLEAYNVLPNLDLLIPSLMDHGIKFSSTTLSMVPGTPIKPMLAKITNGIPQVLKLFSCKAFSCEYKYDGQRAQIHKLGDGSVRVFSRNGDETTSRFPDLVNIIKESCSSEASSFVLDAEVVAVDRKNGCKLMSFQELSSRERGGKDSLIAVDNIKAFEHSTSSTTNIFEETFWK from the exons ATGGCTtccaaaaccctaaccctagaCTCCTCATCTCTCTTCCTCAATTCACTCAATTCCACTCCATCACCCCTCACTCCATTCCCCACAGACTTCCCCCAATCAAAACGCATCCCCAATTCACGTTTCATCGTCGATGGCTTCCGACACGCCGGCGATCACTCCGTTTCCTACTTCCTCTCCCACTTCCACTCCGATCACTACACCGGCCTCTCTCCCAATTGGTCCAAAGGCATCATCTACTGCTCTCAAATCACCGCTCGTCTTCTCGTCGAAGTGCTGAAAGTTCCGGCTGCTTTCGTAGTCTCGTTGCCGATGTCCGAGATTGTCGTGGTGGATGATTGTGAAGTGAGGCTGGTGGATGCTAATCACTGTCCCGGTGCTGTGCAGTTTTTGTTTaaggttagggtttcggatggCGGATTCGAGAGGTATGTGCATACTGGCGATTTTCGGTATTGTGATGATATGAAATTAGACGATGCGCTGTGTGAATTTGTTGGTGCTGATGTTGTTTATTTGGATACTACATATTGTAATCCGAAGTTTGTGTTTCCGGTGCAAGATGAGTCTGTTGATTATATTGTTGAGGCTATTAATAGGATTGGTGTGGAGAATGTGGACAAGTCGAAgtcagttttgtttcttgtTGCTACTTATGTTATCGGGAAGGAGAGGATTTTGGTTGAGATTGCGAGGAGGTGTAATAGGAAAATACATGTTGATAGGAGGAAAATGGATATTTTGGGGGTTTTGGGGTTTGGCGAGGATGAGGTGTTTACGGAGGATGAATCAGAGAGTGATGTTCATGTTGTTGGCTGGAATGTGTTGGGTGAGACTTGGCCGTATTTTCGGCCTAATTTTGTAATGATGAATGAGATTATGGCTGCCAAAGGGTATAGTAAGGTAGTTGGTTTTGTACCGACTGGTTGGACGTATGAAGTGAAACGTAATAAATTTGCTGTTAGGACAAAGGACTCGTTTGAGATACATCTTGTACCGTATAGTGAACATTCAAATTATGAAGAGCTTAGAGAATATGTGAAGTTCTTGAAACCCAAGCGTGTTATTCCCACTGTTGGAGTAGATGTGGAGAAACTTGACAGCAAGCATGCTCTTGCAATGCAGAAGCATTTTGCTGGCTTGGTTGATGAAATGGCCGTCAAGCAAGATTTCCTAAAGAGTTTCCATAGGGGGGCAAGGAATTCAAGTGATAAGCCGACAAATGTTAATACAGCTGGGATTGAAGAGAAAGATTTAGCTTCTGATGAAGTCCAGACTTTCGAGAATATTGATTCTGAACTTCATGATCAAGCTCCTGTTCCACAGGATATTTTACTAGTAAATGATAATGATATAGAGGAATTGGTACAAGAACTTCATGATTGCCTTCCTGCTTGGGTTACACGAGATCAGATGTTGGATCTGCTTCAGAGTTCCAATAAAGATGTTGTCGAAGCAGTTTCTTACTTTTACGAACACGAAATCGAGTTTCATGAGCAGGCTGCTGCTAGTACATCATCTCTCTGTAAATCTCAGCCAGGTTCTGAATCCGACTCTTTGTTCCCTTTGACCCCTGATACCAAGGCACATGACACTAGAGCTGAGAAGAGTCCTTTGAGCCTGAGATTCAATTCACTTGGTACAAAACCTGCAATTAAGCATGACATTTCTCCtgccaaaaagaaaagaaatataaaaaataaacctAGTAAAAGAGCACGGACAGGTTCAAGTAAAGAAGCTACTGTACCAACACAACACACAATTACAAAGTTCTTCAGTAAGCTCGTGTGTCCAGATCCCGGAGCTGATAAACTTGTAAATGTTTGTGCAAAATCTGATGAAGAAAACATTATGTCACAAATGGATTGCCCCTCACCATACAAAGAGGAGTTGGAGCAATTTATGCAAATAGTAGATGGCAGTCCATCTTTACGAAATTATGCTTCTCACATATTAGATAAGTCAAAGGGAGATATTAGTAAGGCACTGGACATTTATTATAGTGATCGTGATTGTAGCCTTGACGAGAATAAGGGAAAATTGACAGAGAGTAGCAAATCAGGCACAGTCCAGAATCACACTGGATGTTGCTCTTCGGTCCAAGCACCGAAGGAGACAGAGAATCTGCTGAAAATGGATGATGTATCTGCAGTTATCCAGCCATTAAATAAAGCTGTATCACTAGTACCTGAAAAAGACAAGGTTCATATATCTCCCCGCGAACAACCAACTGATGTTGCTTCATGTCTTGTATCGTTACCCCCTCAGGATTATTCACCAATAGAACATG CCTGCTGGAAAGGTGGACAACCAGCTCCATATCTACATCTCGCACGAACTTTTGACTTGGTCGAGGAAGAAAAGGGAAAGATTAAAGCTACATTAATGCTGTGCAATATGTTTAGGAG TTTATTGGCTTTGTCTCCTGAGGATGTTCTACCTGCTGTTTACTTGTGCACAAACAAGATTGCTCCTGATCATGAAAACATG GAATTAAATATAGGGGGGAGTATTATTGTATCAGCACTTGAAGAGACCTGTGGAGCAAATAAATCTAAAATTCGGACAATGTACAATAACTTGGGTGATCTTG GTGATGTTGCTCAACTTTGCCGACAGACACAGTCATTGCTTGCTACTCCTGCGCCACTCTCAATCCGAGGTGTATTTCAAGCGCTCCACAAGATTAG TATACAAACAGGTAATGGAAGTACTAGTCGAAAGAAAGGCCTCATCATGAATCTTATGAGGTCATGTAGAGAGAAGGAAATGAAGTATCTTGTTAGAACCTTG GTTAGGAATTTACGTATTGGGGCAATGATGAGAACTGTTTTGCCAGCATTAGCTCAAGCTGTTGCTATGAGCTCATCTCCTGCTGAACGATCAACTGAAAATACCAAACAGCAATACCAG GCACTTTCTGCGGTGGTACTTGAAGCATATAATGTTCTTCCCAATTTG GATTTGCTCATTCCTTCTCTTATGGACCACGGAATTAAATTTTCGTCAACAACCTTGTCAATGGTTCCAGGCACACCAATCAAACCTATGCTTGCAAA AATCACTAATGGGATCCCTCAAGTGTTAAAGCTCTTTTCCTGTAAAGCATTTTCATGTGAATACAA ATATGATGGTCAGAGAGCACAAATTCACAAGTTAGGTGATGGATCCGTGCGTGTCTTTTCACGAAATGGGGATGAAACAACATCGAGATTTCCAGATTTAGTAAACATAATTAAGGAGTCTTGTAGCTCTGAGGCTTCAAGTTTTGTTTTGGATGCAGAG GTTGTTGCTGTAGATAGGAAAAATGGATGCAAACTTATGTCTTTCCAAGAACTTTCTTCCCGGGAGAGAGGTGGAAAAGATTCCTTAATTGCTGTTGATAACATAAAG GCTTTTGAGCATTCCACTTCGTCAACGACAAACAT ATTTGAAGAAACTTTTTGGAAATGA